One Candidatus Aquicultor sp. genomic window carries:
- a CDS encoding class I SAM-dependent methyltransferase, with amino-acid sequence MANTQYAADFLQSYGPQLPINELVIEMNKLYHACEASIYDTQHPEIHDQLPLLWQEMIEHSLQQYPNRAWRILDIGCGTGFEAKQLIQNLPQGSIESIVCYDPSLEMLDSCHSAISPIFPKAFFCSDLGVVPANQGPYNLLATNSLLHHLPNPKETINHVLPLLARNAIWLAGHEPSNRFYSNRECMENYERFLGEKRKNEWRRYFSPEKYLRRFKRMVGLENDFVNQIANEALHRGLFKRKPSASAIDLLVDFHVAHTIEEAEAGRGFDFEVLQQNFDGFWCLIYVKSYSFMGPYYEGNLSNRWLYLCRNLAYKFPMDGANFCSVWARQ; translated from the coding sequence ATGGCAAATACGCAGTATGCAGCCGATTTTCTTCAATCTTACGGGCCTCAGCTGCCCATAAACGAGCTGGTAATTGAAATGAATAAGCTTTACCATGCATGTGAGGCAAGCATTTACGATACCCAGCACCCAGAAATACACGACCAGCTTCCTTTGCTTTGGCAAGAAATGATCGAACATAGTTTGCAGCAATACCCAAATCGCGCATGGCGTATTCTTGATATTGGTTGTGGTACGGGGTTTGAAGCTAAACAGCTTATCCAAAACCTACCGCAAGGCAGCATAGAAAGCATTGTATGCTACGATCCATCTTTAGAGATGCTTGATTCCTGCCATTCGGCAATTTCGCCAATCTTTCCAAAGGCGTTCTTTTGCTCTGACCTTGGAGTGGTCCCGGCTAATCAAGGTCCTTATAATTTGCTCGCAACTAACTCATTGCTCCATCATCTGCCTAATCCCAAAGAAACCATTAACCACGTACTGCCTTTGCTTGCGCGTAACGCTATTTGGTTGGCCGGGCACGAACCATCAAATAGGTTCTATAGCAATCGTGAATGCATGGAAAATTATGAACGTTTTCTAGGGGAGAAGAGAAAGAATGAATGGAGGCGATATTTTTCACCAGAAAAATATTTAAGAAGATTCAAGAGGATGGTTGGGCTAGAAAACGATTTCGTTAATCAGATTGCAAATGAGGCGCTTCATAGAGGTTTGTTTAAAAGAAAGCCATCAGCCTCTGCCATCGACCTGCTAGTTGATTTTCATGTCGCACATACAATCGAAGAAGCGGAAGCGGGTCGAGGATTCGATTTTGAAGTTTTGCAGCAGAACTTCGATGGGTTTTGGTGTCTTATCTATGTAAAGTCCTATTCCTTTATGGGTCCTTACTACGAGGGCAACCTAAGCAATAGATGGCTATATTTATGCAGGAATTTAGCATATAAGTTTCCTATGGATGGAGCAAATTTCTGCTCAGTCTGGGCAAGGCAATAA
- a CDS encoding glycosyltransferase: MTGCERRGLQDNTIIYFGGFNRYNFLSFWQRTQEVACWLATNNRLIYIEHLPFNNEGWLVYIYNLMRRVVGPKRSECHIKNLEFFFPMIVPLPEFGIIRRLNRYLIDRQIQRLLRRSPDNSSQVIWINWLSPYAYDYAQGSSAFTIYDCIQNYQSLAYPPEIRKLDNLLAERADLVFSDALTNYSEKLKTNRSVHYVPQGVSTDWISVKTTDMPDDMQSLKRPILGYVGAFHRAFDYELFSDIARSKPEWTFVIVGKPNKKAQELANLKNVVLLGTKLHDELPDYISHFDVALIPYVMNDLTEGVFPTKLFEYLCFGKPVVSTFLPSLTEYKQFVRFAFDAEGFIKECESALEDDDPSRRARIEIAGENTWSKRFEDMTAILYDTIVIYYSKNGNKDVEAA; encoded by the coding sequence ATGACAGGTTGCGAACGTAGAGGGCTTCAAGATAATACCATCATATATTTCGGGGGCTTCAACCGGTATAATTTTTTAAGTTTCTGGCAGAGGACTCAAGAAGTTGCTTGTTGGCTGGCAACCAACAATAGGCTCATTTATATCGAGCATCTGCCGTTTAACAATGAGGGCTGGCTCGTTTACATTTATAACCTTATGCGGCGAGTGGTGGGCCCGAAACGATCTGAGTGCCACATTAAGAATTTAGAGTTCTTTTTTCCAATGATTGTGCCGCTACCAGAGTTCGGAATTATTAGACGGCTAAATAGATACCTCATAGATCGACAAATCCAGCGTTTACTTAGGCGTTCTCCTGATAATAGCAGCCAGGTAATCTGGATAAATTGGCTTAGCCCTTATGCGTATGATTATGCGCAAGGCAGCAGCGCTTTTACCATATATGATTGTATTCAGAATTATCAGAGCTTGGCGTACCCACCCGAGATCAGAAAGCTGGATAATCTTTTAGCAGAGCGAGCCGATCTCGTTTTTTCCGATGCGTTAACTAACTATAGCGAGAAGCTAAAGACTAACCGTAGCGTGCACTATGTTCCTCAGGGCGTAAGCACTGATTGGATATCTGTAAAGACAACTGATATGCCGGATGATATGCAAAGCCTCAAGAGGCCGATTCTGGGGTATGTGGGCGCCTTCCATAGGGCATTCGATTATGAACTGTTCAGCGATATTGCCCGCAGTAAGCCCGAGTGGACGTTTGTTATTGTCGGTAAGCCCAACAAGAAGGCGCAAGAGCTGGCTAATCTTAAAAATGTAGTTCTCTTAGGAACAAAATTACACGACGAATTGCCGGATTATATCTCGCACTTTGATGTCGCCCTGATTCCTTATGTTATGAATGATCTGACCGAGGGTGTTTTCCCAACCAAGCTATTTGAGTATTTATGCTTTGGTAAACCAGTTGTATCCACTTTTTTACCTAGTCTTACTGAATATAAACAGTTCGTAAGGTTTGCATTTGATGCCGAAGGCTTTATTAAAGAATGCGAGAGCGCTTTAGAGGATGATGACCCGTCGAGAAGAGCCCGGATTGAGATTGCGGGCGAGAACACCTGGAGTAAGCGTTTTGAAGATATGACAGCTATTTTATACGATACGATAGTTATTTATTACAGCAAGAATGGGAATAAAGACGTAGAGGCGGCATGA
- the wbaP gene encoding undecaprenyl-phosphate galactose phosphotransferase WbaP, with amino-acid sequence MRNTRTRYGIDNDQAKDVLLHPDVIEQVDVVEQISPQIRSRRVFSQLGVVLVLAMADIITLAMALYLAILIRLHALPPLAKAFTPGIPSRLIDQLWWVLIIGLACLTYENLYSKRLPFWRESKRLVKSMTLAFILMLAVVSLGKMSNEVSRTVLVLGYLISIILLPLARLTTKTILTRIGFGTRSVLILGAGKTGELVARMLLRDHFLGYRVAGFLDDNPIKRAKYIQVNGACFPVMGTFSDCDRIMEQTGARHIIIATPGMSAGKLVALVNHLQRQADSVAVIPDLVGVPIIGIEANYSIDEQMLSLHIRNNLANPLKTFTKRLFDLVVGTIILIAVLPIMLLIMVAVKLDSPGASVFSHSRIGKGGTAFKFYKFRTMYVNNEEILQKHLEGNHRAQMEWRTYAKLKEYDPRVTRAGKLLRKTSLDELPQIFNVIKGEMSLVGPRPYLPGEFTRLGTHATSILSARPGVTGLWQVSGRNKIDFEGRLGLESWYVRNWSLWLDITLLARTLGVVLAGKGAY; translated from the coding sequence ATGAGAAATACTAGGACAAGGTACGGTATAGATAACGATCAAGCCAAGGACGTTCTATTACATCCCGACGTAATTGAGCAAGTAGATGTTGTGGAGCAGATTTCGCCCCAAATTAGAAGCCGGCGAGTTTTCTCTCAGTTGGGTGTAGTGCTGGTTCTAGCTATGGCAGATATTATCACCCTGGCTATGGCCCTCTATCTCGCGATTCTTATTCGCTTACACGCACTGCCTCCATTAGCCAAGGCGTTTACCCCCGGGATTCCTTCAAGGCTTATCGACCAGCTATGGTGGGTTTTAATCATCGGCCTCGCATGTCTCACTTATGAAAATTTATATTCAAAGCGATTGCCGTTTTGGAGGGAGTCTAAGAGATTAGTAAAGTCTATGACGCTGGCTTTTATTCTCATGCTCGCCGTTGTTTCGTTAGGCAAGATGAGCAATGAAGTTTCTCGCACAGTGTTGGTTTTAGGCTATCTTATTTCAATTATTCTATTGCCCCTCGCACGGTTAACAACAAAAACTATTCTAACACGGATTGGTTTTGGAACCCGGTCTGTCCTCATTTTGGGTGCAGGTAAAACCGGCGAATTGGTCGCTCGCATGTTATTGCGGGACCATTTCTTGGGTTACCGTGTCGCCGGTTTCTTGGATGATAATCCAATCAAGCGCGCTAAATACATCCAAGTAAACGGCGCATGTTTTCCCGTTATGGGGACTTTCAGTGACTGTGATCGGATCATGGAGCAAACCGGTGCTCGCCATATTATTATAGCAACCCCGGGAATGTCAGCCGGCAAACTCGTAGCGCTTGTAAACCATCTCCAACGGCAAGCCGATTCGGTAGCGGTAATTCCCGATCTCGTCGGCGTACCGATTATAGGCATCGAAGCTAACTACTCAATTGATGAGCAAATGCTCTCGCTTCATATCCGCAACAATCTTGCAAACCCATTAAAGACGTTTACAAAACGCCTTTTCGATTTAGTCGTAGGCACCATTATCTTGATTGCCGTATTGCCGATTATGCTCCTCATCATGGTCGCAGTCAAACTCGATTCGCCGGGGGCGTCAGTTTTCTCGCACTCCCGTATTGGAAAGGGCGGGACGGCGTTTAAATTCTACAAGTTCCGGACCATGTATGTAAATAACGAAGAGATTCTACAAAAGCATCTTGAGGGTAATCATAGGGCGCAAATGGAGTGGAGGACGTACGCCAAACTCAAAGAGTACGATCCACGTGTCACGCGGGCAGGGAAACTCCTTAGGAAAACAAGCCTCGACGAACTTCCGCAGATATTTAACGTGATCAAGGGAGAGATGAGTTTGGTCGGCCCGCGTCCTTATCTGCCAGGAGAGTTCACCCGATTGGGAACCCATGCCACATCCATTTTGTCGGCCCGACCCGGTGTAACAGGCTTATGGCAGGTCAGCGGCCGCAACAAGATAGATTTTGAAGGCCGGCTAGGCCTCGAATCCTGGTATGTTCGTAACTGGTCCCTGTGGCTAGACATTACGCTGCTCGCTCGAACTTTGGGCGTGGTATTAGCAGGAAAAGGGGCGTATTAA
- a CDS encoding class I SAM-dependent methyltransferase, producing the protein MSGIDLNEDHQPIDHMQIDYLRLGYAEFYVQENQFDQQTLDDLADYYWANYGSFLPKDPEARILDVGCGGGQFLRCLEQKGYRSPIGVDISLNMVRLASTVARNSQVDLTEDTERYLKETGPYDAIVIDDVLEHIPKHQTIPFLLSVKEALRPGATLLIKVPNMGALFVGQSRYIDFTHEVGYTQESLHQVLKDIGYVDITLWAPIPPPPNCLTRSLRRALGNFRRAFLSAAIERTLVWAGYSVPKITSELLMAVARKPGQATD; encoded by the coding sequence ATGTCAGGAATAGATTTAAATGAGGATCATCAACCTATAGATCATATGCAAATAGATTATCTTCGTCTAGGTTATGCCGAATTCTACGTCCAAGAGAACCAATTTGATCAACAGACTTTAGATGATCTAGCAGATTATTATTGGGCCAACTATGGTTCCTTTCTACCAAAAGATCCAGAAGCACGAATTCTAGATGTGGGCTGTGGCGGCGGTCAATTCTTAAGGTGCCTTGAACAGAAGGGCTATCGCTCGCCTATCGGTGTTGATATATCTTTGAATATGGTTCGGCTTGCCTCTACTGTCGCTAGAAACTCTCAAGTAGATTTAACTGAAGATACCGAGAGATACCTAAAAGAAACAGGGCCATACGATGCCATAGTGATTGATGACGTGCTTGAACACATACCCAAACATCAGACAATCCCGTTTCTGCTCTCAGTTAAAGAAGCCCTTAGGCCGGGTGCAACTCTTTTGATAAAAGTGCCGAATATGGGCGCTCTTTTTGTCGGTCAATCTAGGTATATAGATTTTACTCACGAAGTAGGATATACGCAGGAAAGTCTGCATCAGGTGCTAAAAGATATTGGTTACGTTGATATCACGCTCTGGGCTCCAATCCCTCCGCCGCCCAACTGTCTTACACGCTCTTTGCGAAGAGCGCTGGGTAACTTCCGCAGAGCATTTCTAAGTGCCGCAATCGAAAGAACCTTGGTTTGGGCGGGATATAGTGTACCAAAGATTACATCAGAACTCCTAATGGCCGTAGCAAGGAAACCAGGTCAAGCAACAGATTGA
- a CDS encoding radical SAM protein — translation MSLVRALRVKLVDGHTPAQIFNAALARVNLGVIAIYQPVELIFNVTDRCTLQCQMCMNHAPTSLVESTAGYHIPCEDLSFDLYKHVMEKYPKAMNVCLAGIGEPLVNSEIFKMVSFAKQKKKRVSIVSNGTLLSSALDEMVKYSPDFISISLITAQEDDFEATCNVSKSTFNRIIEGIRGLIEVRNRMALPMNIGLSCVLKKSRLAIVEPMIELAASLGVDSIDFHNLIPSTLPGCDIGECLFAEDQSATETFSQIPIPPGLAVRFPKLLKREIDVQKCRSFNRVLYVDGRGSISGCYRVFPPDAANGSVFERAVWNNDYFKTQRRRFKRGKVPDTCRYCVDLS, via the coding sequence ATGAGTCTAGTTCGAGCACTAAGAGTCAAGTTGGTTGATGGCCATACACCGGCACAGATTTTCAACGCCGCGCTCGCACGGGTCAACCTCGGCGTGATCGCTATTTATCAGCCCGTAGAGTTGATCTTCAACGTTACCGATCGATGCACTCTGCAGTGCCAGATGTGCATGAATCATGCACCGACGTCGCTGGTTGAAAGTACAGCCGGGTATCACATCCCGTGCGAGGATCTCTCATTTGATCTTTATAAGCACGTGATGGAGAAGTATCCCAAGGCAATGAATGTCTGCCTGGCGGGCATCGGAGAGCCTTTGGTCAACTCTGAGATATTTAAGATGGTAAGCTTCGCGAAGCAGAAAAAGAAGCGCGTATCCATCGTCTCGAACGGAACGCTTCTCTCCTCGGCCTTGGATGAGATGGTCAAGTATTCACCAGATTTCATCTCCATTAGCCTAATCACTGCACAAGAAGACGATTTTGAGGCAACTTGCAATGTCTCAAAATCCACCTTTAACCGCATTATTGAAGGAATAAGAGGATTGATTGAAGTGCGCAATCGCATGGCATTGCCTATGAACATTGGTTTGTCATGCGTGCTCAAAAAATCTCGACTTGCCATTGTGGAGCCCATGATTGAATTGGCCGCCTCTTTAGGGGTGGATTCTATAGATTTTCATAACCTTATACCTTCAACACTGCCCGGCTGTGATATAGGGGAGTGTTTATTTGCCGAAGACCAGAGCGCCACAGAAACATTCTCCCAGATCCCGATACCGCCTGGCTTAGCAGTTAGATTTCCTAAATTGTTAAAGCGAGAGATTGATGTGCAAAAATGCAGAAGCTTTAATAGAGTGCTCTATGTCGATGGCAGGGGAAGCATATCAGGCTGCTACAGGGTTTTTCCTCCGGATGCGGCAAACGGTTCAGTATTTGAACGAGCGGTTTGGAATAATGATTATTTCAAAACACAAAGACGCAGGTTTAAGCGGGGGAAGGTGCCGGATACCTGCCGGTACTGCGTGGACCTTTCATAG
- a CDS encoding lipid II flippase MurJ, with protein sequence MGASFRKKAISATFWGNFALVAAYAAQLTFISRFGVGRSLDVYLATNSIANFFLAGVGGGFLNSLVSGLLRDRDNGSGFTGVASATSIIIGMIFIVIGTMLGLFALPVLHSIMPGLMVRCSELAINLLKVNALAFVLNGVAFGLTGILYAQGKMGLASFSPAFVSLGGMIGALLFGGSYGVSSIAWGTAAGSLVRLVASFALLYRVKSIKVPRERVEWAKAKEVLRMSFPLSLIGMLFFASSLMDKRFASYLPSGSITLLNYGILLNTTVVSLMSGGLAIAGTQSLSSNEKRRSQVLFWKMVWSSLLVMPPIIAIYLIAREPIITLVFGWGKVNAKDIVLLGKIILWSSGILIAAPTAAVISALYAERKIREVAVSILTGLVLFWLVATELVSSLGITGLALAYSAFYITSAVVLMIFLFRSGFIAEEQSLFTQFGGFVFTLFIGAAGGVSLLHASKYFFQNASSHVTAAIQILLVSVAIFATQVPFWRRAWLNISGFEGKEIRE encoded by the coding sequence TTGGGGGCCTCATTTCGCAAAAAAGCTATTAGCGCAACATTCTGGGGCAATTTTGCGCTGGTTGCAGCATATGCGGCGCAGTTAACCTTTATTTCCCGATTTGGGGTTGGCAGGTCACTTGATGTCTACCTTGCAACCAATTCTATCGCTAATTTCTTTTTGGCCGGGGTTGGCGGCGGTTTTTTAAATTCTCTGGTATCCGGGCTTCTCCGTGATAGGGATAATGGGTCTGGTTTTACAGGTGTTGCAAGTGCCACGAGCATAATCATAGGAATGATTTTTATCGTTATTGGGACAATGTTGGGTTTATTTGCTTTACCTGTATTACATAGCATAATGCCGGGGCTTATGGTCAGGTGTAGCGAGTTGGCCATAAACTTGCTTAAAGTTAACGCACTTGCATTTGTACTTAACGGTGTGGCATTTGGGCTTACAGGAATTCTTTACGCGCAAGGCAAAATGGGTCTCGCATCGTTTTCGCCGGCTTTCGTAAGCTTGGGCGGCATGATCGGTGCTCTTTTGTTTGGCGGTTCGTATGGCGTAAGCTCTATTGCCTGGGGGACTGCAGCAGGTAGCCTTGTGCGCCTTGTGGCTAGTTTTGCTTTGCTCTACAGGGTGAAATCAATCAAAGTACCTCGAGAGAGGGTGGAGTGGGCAAAAGCAAAAGAGGTGCTTCGCATGTCGTTTCCTTTGTCATTAATTGGAATGCTATTCTTCGCTAGCTCATTAATGGACAAAAGATTTGCGTCTTATCTGCCATCCGGAAGCATAACTTTGCTAAACTATGGAATCTTGCTAAACACGACCGTAGTAAGCTTAATGTCGGGCGGTCTAGCCATAGCAGGAACGCAATCGCTCAGCAGCAATGAAAAACGACGGTCTCAGGTTTTATTTTGGAAAATGGTATGGTCGTCCTTACTGGTAATGCCGCCAATTATCGCTATATACTTAATCGCACGCGAGCCAATTATCACGCTAGTTTTTGGTTGGGGTAAGGTTAACGCAAAGGATATTGTTCTACTTGGAAAAATAATCTTGTGGAGTTCCGGTATTCTTATCGCAGCTCCGACCGCTGCAGTTATTAGTGCTCTTTATGCTGAGAGAAAGATTAGAGAAGTCGCCGTTTCGATATTAACCGGCCTTGTTCTATTTTGGCTTGTTGCAACAGAATTGGTATCTTCATTGGGGATTACCGGTCTCGCTCTAGCATACTCAGCGTTCTATATAACATCAGCGGTTGTTTTGATGATTTTCCTTTTTAGGTCTGGGTTTATTGCTGAGGAGCAGAGTTTGTTCACTCAATTTGGGGGATTCGTCTTCACACTTTTTATTGGGGCGGCCGGGGGCGTGTCGTTGCTTCATGCTAGTAAATATTTTTTCCAGAATGCCTCATCTCATGTAACCGCTGCAATACAAATCCTTTTGGTAAGTGTGGCGATTTTCGCCACACAAGTACCTTTTTGGCGGAGAGCATGGTTAAACATCTCTGGATTTGAAGGAAAGGAGATTAGAGAGTGA
- a CDS encoding glycosyltransferase family 4 protein, translating into MKLAFVTYHLPPDALGGAERYAISLGSWLNERGNEVEVFGAATKLRYQTMGHHGITLRKLPVLRQHRYYSYFASLWGTLRAESPLFSIVQGFGITHLSGFVVSACKGKLPVVLRVEGELEPHICALSDTKIMALPAWCERTMKQADHFVVVSKCSVDELSNWGIHPQRITYLPNAIDTDYWVPASQGKRDVRRSLQLHDNAFYAACVARLRPEKGHRTALNAWRLVVNQTPDARLLVIGDGPEESDLRKLVRDLSLSDNVLFLGHKDNVREYLQAADVSLLFSSAEGPAISVQESLACGIPVIATAVGGLKDSVIPNETGILVRPGDPESAATSILQYMNDKHLGSKLARGAREFAVRNRSHKVLASCYEALFKEVIERWEKETGKRLAGR; encoded by the coding sequence GTGAAATTGGCATTCGTTACCTATCACTTACCACCTGATGCGTTAGGTGGAGCCGAACGTTATGCGATATCTTTAGGCAGTTGGCTTAACGAGCGAGGTAACGAGGTCGAGGTTTTCGGTGCGGCAACAAAACTGCGTTATCAAACTATGGGTCATCATGGGATTACCTTGAGAAAGCTCCCCGTGCTGAGGCAGCATCGTTATTATAGCTACTTTGCCTCGCTTTGGGGAACTCTGCGGGCCGAATCGCCGTTGTTTTCGATTGTGCAGGGCTTTGGTATAACGCACCTCTCTGGGTTTGTGGTTTCAGCATGCAAGGGAAAACTGCCTGTGGTTCTTCGGGTAGAAGGAGAACTTGAGCCACATATTTGTGCCCTTAGCGATACTAAGATTATGGCGTTACCCGCATGGTGTGAGAGAACAATGAAGCAGGCGGATCATTTTGTGGTCGTCTCAAAGTGCTCCGTCGATGAGCTGTCTAATTGGGGCATTCATCCGCAGAGAATAACCTACCTGCCAAACGCCATAGATACCGATTATTGGGTGCCTGCATCACAGGGTAAAAGAGATGTTCGCCGAAGCCTACAGCTTCATGACAATGCATTTTATGCTGCCTGTGTGGCAAGGCTTCGGCCAGAAAAAGGTCATAGGACAGCCCTTAATGCATGGCGTTTGGTAGTCAACCAAACACCGGATGCAAGGCTCCTTGTTATAGGAGACGGACCCGAGGAAAGTGACCTGCGTAAACTTGTGCGAGATCTCTCTCTCAGTGATAATGTTTTATTTCTGGGTCATAAGGATAACGTTAGAGAATACCTGCAAGCTGCAGATGTCTCGCTACTTTTTTCTAGCGCAGAAGGACCAGCGATCTCCGTACAGGAATCCCTGGCCTGCGGTATCCCGGTTATAGCCACAGCGGTAGGGGGTCTTAAAGATTCTGTTATTCCCAATGAGACCGGCATTTTGGTTCGGCCGGGGGACCCTGAATCAGCGGCAACAAGCATTCTGCAATATATGAACGACAAGCATCTAGGATCAAAGCTTGCGCGAGGCGCGCGGGAGTTTGCCGTGCGCAACAGATCGCATAAAGTCTTGGCGTCCTGTTACGAGGCTCTGTTTAAGGAAGTAATTGAGCGCTGGGAAAAAGAAACCGGGAAGAGGTTGGCAGGTAGATGA
- a CDS encoding sugar transferase, with protein MSETSQDLAVEASVLLTDELENVFLPGVNRKQTASQFLATLILTMTDLVCVLGAFFTALIIRMKILPVVASINNVEVPKIMLNRLWMTLSVYILCLTYEGLHTERLSYREETKQQVKAITLAFMLAIISLGQLGDYVSRTVLVLGYLMLIVLLPAGRLMAKKVLAGAGLRDQPVIMLGAGKTGKLVANSLLREKYMGYRIAGFFNDQILKRYLDANPVARHDRNKYAWPRGYDPRLTRVGSLLRKFSLGELPQILNVLKDGMSLVDPCPYPPRERLRLINHAAY; from the coding sequence ATGTCAGAAACATCTCAGGATTTAGCAGTAGAAGCTAGCGTTTTATTAACAGATGAGTTAGAAAATGTTTTTTTGCCTGGGGTAAACCGTAAGCAGACTGCTTCTCAGTTTTTAGCAACGCTAATTCTAACCATGACAGATTTGGTCTGCGTATTAGGTGCTTTTTTCACAGCCCTTATAATACGGATGAAGATTCTGCCTGTTGTTGCTTCAATAAACAATGTAGAAGTACCTAAAATCATGCTAAATCGATTATGGATGACCCTTTCGGTCTATATTCTGTGTCTAACCTATGAAGGTCTCCACACCGAGCGGCTTAGTTACAGGGAAGAGACAAAGCAACAAGTTAAAGCAATTACGTTGGCTTTTATGCTGGCGATCATCTCTTTGGGTCAGCTGGGTGATTATGTCTCACGAACAGTTCTCGTATTGGGTTATCTTATGTTGATTGTCTTATTGCCCGCAGGGAGGCTAATGGCAAAAAAGGTTTTAGCCGGAGCTGGTCTAAGGGATCAACCTGTGATAATGCTGGGGGCGGGTAAGACAGGTAAGCTCGTGGCGAACAGCTTATTGCGAGAAAAATATATGGGCTATCGTATTGCCGGGTTTTTTAATGATCAGATTCTTAAAAGATACCTTGATGCAAACCCTGTAGCCAGGCATGATCGGAATAAGTATGCCTGGCCCAGAGGCTATGACCCTCGGCTAACACGGGTTGGTAGCCTGCTCAGGAAGTTCAGTCTGGGCGAGCTTCCCCAAATCCTTAATGTGCTTAAAGATGGTATGAGTTTGGTTGACCCGTGTCCTTATCCTCCGAGAGAGAGGCTCCGTCTCATTAACCATGCCGCGTACTAA
- a CDS encoding methyltransferase domain-containing protein: MLKKESIARFFDTAAVGRDQAIEESLTVNYEQIVRQQKVLTLADFKQGDRVLDIGCGNGRDLSALGHGYPHISLAGVDFSPGMLREASRRLATEGLKGIELKVADACALPFDDNTFDLVICSEVIEHIPDYRLAIHEIWRVLCPGGSLIVTTPNWQSLYGVDRKLLEWMRVRRGKEPWDHEYDCWKTSAEVRSALRKHGFKIIKQVGACYLPGFIMFSRLPKVIQRTVIYFVGLVEPILSTVLPGFGYMIGFLARKD, from the coding sequence ATGTTAAAAAAAGAAAGCATTGCTAGATTCTTCGATACCGCGGCGGTCGGGCGAGATCAGGCTATTGAGGAATCTCTGACTGTTAACTATGAACAAATAGTCAGGCAGCAGAAAGTATTGACTTTGGCTGATTTTAAACAAGGTGACCGTGTGCTTGATATAGGATGCGGTAACGGGCGCGATTTATCCGCGCTCGGTCATGGATATCCGCACATCTCGTTAGCCGGCGTAGATTTTTCTCCGGGAATGTTGAGAGAGGCTTCGCGTCGGCTCGCAACCGAAGGTCTTAAAGGCATTGAATTAAAAGTTGCAGATGCATGTGCTCTGCCATTTGATGATAACACATTCGATCTAGTTATCTGCAGTGAAGTTATTGAGCATATTCCGGATTACAGATTAGCGATACATGAAATCTGGCGTGTACTATGCCCCGGCGGCTCGTTAATTGTGACAACACCGAACTGGCAGAGCCTATACGGGGTAGATAGAAAACTGCTGGAATGGATGCGCGTGAGGCGCGGCAAAGAGCCATGGGATCATGAGTATGATTGTTGGAAAACATCAGCGGAAGTTAGGAGTGCGTTAAGGAAGCATGGTTTTAAGATTATCAAGCAAGTAGGCGCATGCTACTTGCCCGGCTTTATCATGTTTAGCAGGTTACCAAAAGTGATTCAGCGTACAGTTATTTATTTTGTCGGTTTGGTTGAGCCCATACTGTCAACGGTATTGCCGGGATTTGGCTATATGATTGGTTTTCTTGCGCGTAAAGATTAG